The Colias croceus chromosome 23, ilColCroc2.1 genome window below encodes:
- the LOC123702538 gene encoding uncharacterized protein LOC123702538: protein MPGLASIITQREPLKCIQRKEAEPSTSKGLESTITQREPLKCIQRKETEPSTSKETVTSHAQLSQDLTPLLPVSADKIMPANVEVKENIGRSYYCVVICTIFWIKNVPHTKFFTNNSH from the exons ATGCCAG gACTTGCATCAATAATCACTCAAAGAGAACCTTTGAAGTGTATTCAAAGAAAAGAGGCAGAACCGTCTACATCTAAag GACTTGAATCAACAATCACTCAAAGAGAACCTTTGAAGTGTATTCAAAGAAAAGAGACAGAACCGTCTACATCAAAag AAACTGTGACTTCTCATGCCCAGCTTTCTCAGGATTTGACCCCACTGCTCCCAGTATCAGCTGATAAAATTATGCCTGCAAATGTTgaagtaaaagaaaatattggtag atcCTATTACTGTGTCGTCATCTGTACAATCTTCTGGATCAAAAATGTCccacatacaaaattttttacaaacaacTCACATTAA
- the LOC123702539 gene encoding uncharacterized protein LOC123702539: MDTDNFVKWLKEKLIPNLPPNGIVVIDNAPYHSRQSIKAPTSASLKADMQNWLRDNNIPFDEKMTKKELYPIILRTKPPKKYVVDELMQEHGQEIVRLPPYHCDLSPIEYIWNLVKQRVANKNVNQSEKEIEKLTRDALSSITPSDWKKEVKHIERLQREYWEKDHLEENNVREIIISLGEESSDSDISDGDSDNEEEDSMTGIEPIVYSDDDL; encoded by the coding sequence ATGGATACAGATAACTTTGTAAAATGGCTGAAAGAAAAGTTAATACCTAACTTACCGCCGAACGGTATAGTTGTCATTGACAATGCGCCTTACCACTCAAGGCAATCAATAAAGGCACCCACAAGCGCGTCTCTAAAAGCTGATATGCAAAACTGGTTGCGTGATAATAACATTCCTTTCGACGAAAAGATGACGAAAAAGGAATTGTATCCTATTATCTTAAGGACAAAGCCGccaaaaaaatatgttgtcGATGAACTGATGCAAGAGCATGGTCAAGAAATAGTACGTCTGCCACCCTATCACTGTGATTTAAGTCCTATAGAATACATTTGGAATCTAGTGAAACAAAGGGTGgcaaacaaaaatgttaatcaATCAGAgaaagaaatagaaaaactGACAAGAGATGCACTTAGTTCTATTACACCTTCCGACTGGAAAAAGGAAGTAAAACACATTGAACGACTTCAGCGAGAGTATTGGGAAAAAGACCATCTCGAAGAAAATAATGTACgagaaattattatatccCTAGGGGAAGAAAGTTCGGACAGTGACATAAGTGATGGGGATAGCGACAATGAAGAAGAAGATTCAATGACTGGCATAGAACCAATCGTATATTCTGACgatgatttataa